A DNA window from Synchiropus splendidus isolate RoL2022-P1 chromosome 2, RoL_Sspl_1.0, whole genome shotgun sequence contains the following coding sequences:
- the LOC128754748 gene encoding E3 ubiquitin/ISG15 ligase TRIM25-like, whose protein sequence is MSGSPSLMNLKDDLTCSICLCAFDYPVTIPCGHNFCQSCLLATWKDSYCCPQCRTVFATKPDLKKNTTLSNVVESFKARSPESPEPPELKTQVMASEREQKKVILCDSCLEAPASHTCLTCMASYCEVHLRPHRENPVFKVHQLSEPIQDLLERICKDHYKMMDFFCPQHCSPICSVCLQQVHSMCNFTSLEQHKGAHEAGLQKKCQLLDEKIMKNHAVIDQMKDMQTTLKNSAMAQKHALATEYRHIQEMLAQEEHEAMKALDQEMETAQGRLQTLTKRFHENIKSMGKAKEDIADLLHQSQTIAFLQTNYDLPQAASFDPYAPRLSLDSKKVMAAQGFAVHLKEFLSGILRVPLGDRMLLLKKETASGFTPSKKPEREGATSLPSPLYGPFSQFPPSPQGTDAKKKPQKPTKKGSQSSSGGMGNKSLQRSMENLLDFGGERKGLGQPPRPETTELKESPDMMVFVKRSDLLKYGTVLTFDPKTANKRIILSEDLTKASVSEEPVHLPECPERFAVCSQVLTSKGFSRGRHYWEVRLSNNNFIGIGLAYGSINRKGPSSRLGRNSQSWCVEWFNVKLSAWHNSIETVLSNPNPKRVGVLVDCEEGTATFYTVADRAYPFHCFVFPFTETVYPAIWIFSSGLSVSLCKLH, encoded by the exons atgtcgGGCTCTCCGTCTCTCATGAACTTGAAAGATGACCTGACGTGCAGTATCTGTCTGTGTGCCTTTGACTACCCGGTTACAATCCCATGTGGTCACAATTTCTGCCAAAGTTGCCTCCTGGCCACCTGGAAGGACTCCTACTGCTGCCCACAGTGTAGGACAGTCTTCGCAACCAAGCCGGATCTGAAGAAGAACACGACACTCAGCAATGTCGTTGAGTCCTTCAAAGCTCGCTCTCCTGAGAGCCCTGAGCCGCCTGAGTTGAAGACTCAGGTTATGGCCTCAGAGAGAGAGCAGAAGAAAGTCATTCTTTGTGATTCTTGCCTGGAGGCGCCGGCGTCCCACACCTGTCTCACCTGCATGGCCTCTTACTGCGAGGTCCATCTTCGGCCTCACCGGGAGAACCCGGTGTTTAAGGTCCACCAGCTGAGTGAGCCAATACAGGATCTGTTGGAGCGCATCTGCAAGGACCACTACAAGATGATGGACTTTTTCTGCCCCCAGCATTGTAGTCCCATCTGCAGCGTCTGCCTGCAGCAGGTGCACAGCATGTGCAACTTCACCTCACTGGAGCAGCACAAGGGAGCCCACGAG GCTGGCCTGCAGAAAAAATGTCAGTTACTGGACGAGAAGATCATGAAAAATCATGCAGTCATTGATCAGATGAAGGACATGCAGACCACCCTCAAG AATTCTGCCATGGCCCAAAAACATGCGTTGGCCACGGAGTACCGTCACATTCAGGAGATGTTGGCTCAGGAAGAGCATGAAGCCATGAAGGCTTTGGACCAAGAGATGGAGACAGCTCAGGGCAGACTCCAGACACTCACCAAGAGGTTCCATGAGAACATCAAGTCCATGGGCAAAGCTAAGGAGGACATTGCTGATCTGTTGCATCAGTCGCAGACCATTGCATTTCTTCAG ACCAACTATGACCTGCCGCAAGCCGCATCCTTCGACCCCTATGCTCCTCGACTGAGCCTGGATTCCAAGAAAGTGATGGCTGCCCAGGGGTTTGCGGTGCACCTGAAGGAATTTCTCAGTGGGATCCTCCGAGTGCCACTGGGCGACAGGATGTTGCTTTTGAAAAAAG AAACTGCTTCTGGGTTCACTCCGTCCAAGAAACCTG agagggagggagccaCATCTCTGCCTTCCCCTTTATATGGCCCATTCTCCCAATTTCCACCTTCACCTCAAGGGACGGACGCCAAAAAGAAGCCCCAAA AGCCCACCAAAAAGGGCTCTCAGAGCTCATCCGGTGGGATGGGCAACAAAAGCCTCCAGCGCTCGATGGAAAACCTGTTGGACTTcggaggagagagaaaagggTTGGGCCAACCTCCCAGACCTGAAACCACCGAGCTGAAAG AATCTCCGGACATGATGGTTTTTGTGAAGCGCTCTGACCTCCTGAAGT ATGGCACTGTGCTCACTTTCGATCCCAAAACAGCCAACAAACGCATCATCCTGAGCGAAGACCTCACGAAAGCTTCTGTGTCAGAGGAGCCTGTTCACCTCCCTGAGTGTCCAGAGCGCTTTGCCGTTTGCTCCCAGGTGCTCACTTCCAAGGGTTTTTCTAGAGGGCGCCACTACTGGGAAGTCCGTCTGAGCAACAACAACTTCATTGGGATCGGCTTGGCGTATGGTAGCATCAACCGCAAAGGCCCCAGCAGCCGACTGGGCCGCAACAGCCAGTCTTGGTGCGTGGAGTGGTTCAACGTGAAGCTGTCTGCCTGGCACAACAGCATCGAGACGGTGCTGTCCAATCCAAACCCCAAACGTGTGGGGGTGTTGGTGGACTGCGAGGAGGGCACTGCTACTTTTTACACCGTGGCAGACAGAGCGTATCCCTTCCACTGCTTCGTGTTTCCCTTCACTGAAACAGTGTATCCTGCCATCTGGATTTTCTCCAGTGGCTTGTCCGTCTCACTGTGCAAGCTGCACTGA